Within Odontesthes bonariensis isolate fOdoBon6 chromosome 16, fOdoBon6.hap1, whole genome shotgun sequence, the genomic segment ATAATTCATTATGATCCATGACAAAATGGTAAAACGTGACCCGTATTTGTTTATCTTGATTAATGCTGGAGGAAGTTCTGGCAACAACCACAGTTTAATGACCTCAAAGAATGTACAGCTTATttcattctttaaaaaaaattaaaaaaataaaaccctccttcttttcttttcatgcaAGAAACTTGAGGACGCATtgttcagcaaaaaaaaaaaaaaaaggcttttcagGTTAGATAATCAACCAtcagaataaaaacaaagaaatacaaCTGCTTAATTTGAATGTCCATCAACCCGTACAAAGACACCCACAACCTGAAACAACACCGCTCCACTAACAGTATCAGAACACACAAACTTTCAAGGTGTCCAGCAGCCAGACTTAAACAACAAACACCCAAACCATCCACAGTGGTGGGAGAAATGCACACTAAAAAGCAGAGGTATACAGAGTTAAAGACATGGATGAAACAAAAGGGtatcagagagacagagaagagagagggtgaggttgtgtgtgtgtgtgtgtgtgtgtgtgtgtgtatgggggtTTGTGTGCTATGCAAACCCCAGGTGGTGCTTGTTGTCCTGGAAAGAAGCATCACCAGGGGGAACGACTGCTCCAGCTTAGCAGGTCTCAACACACCTTTCTCTCATTTTCTGCCTAAAACGCACCATAAGGAGGCAGcaacagaggaagaggaagaagagggggaaGTAACAGAAGGAGAGGTTATAGATTTGACAGGGGAGGGCAGGAAAGAATCATTTATCACACATGCAAGAGGGGCAGATAAATCTGCTGATTTAGGAGATAAAGAAGATCAAAATGAGAGAAATCGAATCCACTGATCTGGATCCACATAGTTCCTAAAAGCTCGAAGGCTCCAGCATTGGCTCCTCGTATATTTAGAAAATCATTTGTTGGTCTTGGCTGCCTCTATTTGCGAGTAACACTTTGTGGTGATGAGCACCGTGAGGGGAAGGGCACTTCTTGGTACATCTGCATGCATcacccacacacacccacacaacaCACCTCCCTGAGGGGCTTTGATCGATAGCAACTCATGCTCTACACCTGATGCCTCTGTGGGGGAAAGTCGCCTGTGTGCTGAAACGGCAAGAAAGACGATCTGATGTGTTATGATGCCTGTGTGACTGCTGACTTTGGAAGGGCTTTACTGTTCAAGATGCTGACCTCTACAGCTGCTGTGGAAATCCCAGCTCTGACCCCACATCAGCACTTAAAACTGATGTCACTCTGCTGAGCAGTTTCAGTTTTCGACAAGAGTCACCCAGATCTGGGCCAACACTGCCCCCTAATGGTTTACACATGGGAGTGTATCTGGCAGAGATGACGTAAGGCCAGGCTCTGTCACAGTGAGTGTGTGTTGGATAATTGATTTGgtgtaaataaaaattaaaaattcaattaaaaaatttaaaaaaaagatgctaaTAAAACaaggtttgtatttttttatttcttccttAAAACATTGGTTAATAATTATAAAAGACTTAAGAGCACATGCTCAGTTGCCAGTTTATTAGTTACAATGAGCTGAAATGTCCAAGATAACAGTCATGCATAAAACTCTCTTCATGTAGAGACTTGTTGACTATAGTGTGTGGTGAAGAGTCTGTTATTTAGCCTGTCCGAACTAATATGAAtggtttttctgtgaaaaacgtGTTACTGATTGATGAGTTTTAAACACTCCACCTGGCATCAGTAGATACCATCTCAGGTAAAgttctgaaatgtgtttttgcatagAACTATAGAATCTATAACATATAGAACAACAATAAACATCAACATATGGCTTGATGCTGAGGTGAGGAAACGatatcttggggatctgtccacaccgggagccagcccaccaatgaccacagaggccgtCACCACGGGGAACCGACCGGATCAGGGCTGAAGggcaggatcccccagccaccccgaCCAGGGTGATCTCCACGGCAACAACCCCACAGACCAAGTAGGCATAGtccccggtgtggaagatccccatgaggaaaaacactggatcaatgctgaacttttttttttgcttgtttttctgtatcAAACCACAAACCACTATCTGTTCAAAGATCGAATGATCTGATAGGACACTCGGAGAGCTTTTGATTTGCTTCCTATTTACCGACTAGTTTGAGAGCTACTTATGCTTAATCACTTAGATTAGCATCATGGCCATTGCTCTGCGAGGAAAAGATGCTTCCACAGCAGTTGAATGTAATCCTGCTTGAGGCAGATCCTGCTTGCTAACAACCCCCAGATGGCTCAGAGCAGAAGCTGCCCACATATATCTCCTCATCCGGGGCTGCCTGCCTGAGAAGCAAACGAGCCTTTGCAGACACTTTGTGGATGACATTATTACTTTGGTGACAATACTGTCACAACTGTTATGGAAGTTATAATACAGAAGTACAAAACTCAAAAGACAGCAGCTGAGATTCGGTATATATTTCCCTTTACTGTAGTTGCCCCACAGTATGAGGCagctactgtttttttttttttttttttttagcactttGATTTAACAGTGAGGGCACTTAGATAGAATGAGCATGCACACCACATGTGATACAAGGGCCACACTCCGAAGTCATTTGTCCACATTTACAAATGTGGAACACTTTACACACTGTACATGATGTGTGATTGGACTCATCTGGTTTCATTAGCTGTCAGATGGCATCCATCTCTGCGTCCCCTCTGCTCCAAAACACTTTTTCTTCAGCATTGCTGGAAAACAAGAGGTTGAAGGAGAGGTGGTAGGAGAAATGTAAGTGGTAAATGTAGGTCTGCAGTAGTGAGACTAAAGCTGTTCAAAAGATATTCCACAAAATGTCCTTTAGATGCTTTGCCTATTGTGAATTTATTGCTTTCTTTCAACGAGGCTGTGTCATATATCATAATTGTATGTCAAGATATAACATGGAGTATTTCTTTATCATCAATGCTTGTAATTCAAAAAAGGAAAGAACAAGCCACAAAATGAAACAATGTTCTGGTGACCTGATGCTCAGAAACCTCATCCTGTCCTCATCATTATCTGCATGAGTCCAAGCTTTtacagtattaaaaaaaaacgagggTGTCTTTGTAAATTTCTGCTGCTTATTGTTTGAATTTAGATGAAGTGACGATAGAAGCATGGAAGCTCCCTCCCTTAGCGCTTAGATAATTTGACCTGCTCTTATCGTGGCTGCGATCTACAATACTTTTGGATCATTTCACTTAGTGAGGAACCTTcttatgcaaaaaaaagaagaaaacgaTGGAACATGGATGTTACAACCAGGTATATTATCAGAGTTCGACCATAGTGAGCCCTGACACCTTCATTGTGCCCTCCCTGCCATCCATTATGGTGCTTCGATGCACAATTTATACATTCTGCAGTTAGTATTTGTTGCTTActgccctctgctctctttgtcATCCATCCCTTTACTGCAGTCCCGCCTGGTGAAACTGTGCTCCCTGATCTCCACTCCCACTTTGGAGCTAAGCTCAACTCTGCTCCTTACACTGGCCCTGCTCAGCAAAACCAGCAGACACCAACCTGATCTATTCCCCTCGCCATGTCACCACCTTCTCCTTTTACAATAAAGTGCAATGTACCTTCAGTCAGTGAGCTGTATTCATTTGTTCTGTGATTCTTTGATATACTAAAATCCATCATCAAATCAATCAGATAGGTCAATTATACATATGACAATTGCAGTGATTTTAAAACCTTTACATTCACCAGATCAGCTCAGTGAACAGGGAAGTGCACTCTGTGTGATGCCGTCAGATTTTGTTATTCACATCTTTCTCAGATTTAGACTCCAAACCAGTTTATTTCCTTATTTGATTTGAGGCAGCTTCCAGGTTGGGGACCAAATCTGTAAGAATTAAATAATTACATATTTGCCCTTTCAAGATCCATCTGCTTTTGTGAAGCAATAATATTTTCATATCCGGTCAGTCTGGTTGGCATTTCAGGTTCAGGGAAGCACAACAAGATTGGATTAATAATATGATTGAATGCCTCAGGTTGAAATTCGTGGTTAAAAAGAATAACTGAAAGATGGAAATAGGCTTCATTATCCCCAAAGTCCAGTTGAAATGGAAGCTTCACTGTGGCCTGTATGATGGCTAATCAGGAAAGGGATTCTGCAATTACGCTTTCTGAGGAACCCAAATAACATATTCAGTCAGGCCCAAGTGGCATGGAGCTTTTCTGCGCATTTCTCTACATTGACTCCTTCAACTTTTCAATGTGACAATCAAGTGGAAGATGGGCTTCATGCAAACCGCTGAGCACTGGCAgcattttatttgaaaatgaatATTGCCTCGGACCTTTTTTGAATCGTCATTGTTTTAAGAAGCACCATGTACCCCGATCAAACTGGAGTTGTCACAGAAGATGACTGAGGCTGACATTTATGTACAAATTATACAAATAAGTTAGAAAAAGCAGACCATAATCTGATGGTTTGGTAATGCAATATTTTGTTAATTAGCTTTGCTGAAGAATGACTGCGTACATGACAGTCTCAGTAAATGGTGCATCTCTTTGTCTGGATTAAGGAAAAATGAACTGCATGCTAAATATATTTAATATTCTTTATAAGAAACAAACTCAAGCAGGTTTTTAAAGTCCTGTGAATAGGAGGGTTCACTCTCTTTCAGTTCTATAGTTTTACGAGCTAGCAcataattagaaaaaaataataatccgaAAAATAATAAGTCCTGATTAGGCTTTGAAATTAGGTAAATACCACCTCAGATCAAAAACattacatgacatattacactgtgccattatttatttaacaaaaacaaagacagaaTGCAGAGGtactgtgtgaaaaactaaaaatATCATCATGGCTTCCATAATATTGAAGAGAATAAATAGCAGcctggtgctgctaatcaaatgcacttgattgAATGATCATCCGCAAGTGCGAGAACTAATAAAGTCGTCCATCTAAGTGCGAGAACCTCGATAAAATTAGACGCTTTGGCAGTTTGCTCGTCTGGAGCATTGAGATGTGTGATAACACaatgcaaaggaggaaagacatcagaaatAACCTTAGAGAcacagctgttgctgcccatcaatctgggagggGTAATCAGGCCATCTCCAAACTATTTGGAATCCATTATTCTACAGAGAGACAGATTATCCCAGTAATTCACCCCACGGTCAGGCCATGCAATCTTCAGAAAATGACAAAAGACACAAGATCTATATCTCAGGCTCTGTAGACCTCAGTAAGCATGTTGAATGTTAAAGATAATTACAGTGCAATTAGAAAAACACTGAACAAgcatggcttgtttggaagggttgtcAGGGAAAAAAAGCctctctctctaaaaagaacatggcaacACAGCTAATAACTGAATAAACCACCAGAGTTCTGGAACAAAGTCCTTTGGAAAGATGAGATCAAACTGGAGATGTTTGCTtgtaatgcacagcagcattaCTGCTGAAAACCAGAAAACAATTCCTCCTCAGTGATGTGGGAGACTATCAAGCTCATCCTGAAAATGGTGACTTCAACCTACTGCAGCTAAGGGTAGTTGTACAAGCTATTGAATCAGATGGAGTGATTTGTTTTTTACACTCCACTTTTGCATTTTGGCTTGGTTTTGGTTGaaaaaataatgacacagtgtaaatGTTGTATAAACCAAATTTTAAGACCTGATAAGGACCAAAATACTTTTTGTATTTCATCATGTCCTGATGTGTAAAACCTGATAAGTTAATGTCTCAGCAAGAAAACAGAATATAATGGAGGTTCATTACAATATTCCCTCATCCAACAGCAATTTATAGGTTGTTTGACATGAGAACCTAACAATATCCAAGGGAGTTTTCAGACCTATGTGCTGGTTCAGTTCTTACAGTTGGGATTTTTCTTGTTGTTCAAGCTATGAATGAAAGTTCATCCTTTCAGGTCATTTCTGAATGTAAAACAAGGATTCTCAGGGGCATTTAAGAGCCAATTGAAACCTAACAGTATTGATTTCTCTTGCTGGTCTGTTGGTCCCCACCAATCTCTGTTGCAATGTAAAAGAAAAGGCCCTGGTTACTGTCCACAGGCTCTTCAAGAGCAATCGAGTGCAGTAGACACATGATACGTCTGAGTCTTCATCCGCCGCTTCATCTCTCTTATCATCTGACACACAGCCAGAGGGTAACAGCAATACACTGTCGTCCAGTCCTCACATACACTTCCCTGTGGATGAGCATGCAGGACAGCAAggtgcacacatacatgcaaacacagagacaaagcaCGCATGCACGCACAGCAAGGCAGCAGGAGTACAACAAGAACATTATCtacatgaaaacagaaaaacatgtgcATCTTCAAGTGAATCTATTACAATTTTTTGGAAACAAAAAGACAATGCTTTGAAAGTGATTGTGAAGTCTACTTTTCTGTCTGAAAACCTTCCGATAAATCCCTCTGCTGCACTCTGATTGCTTGGATTTACGATTTCAAAACTGTATCCTAATGGATAAAAAAAGTCCCATTTTTGGTGTGTTCAAGGACAAGAAGCACAAATTGCCAATTTTTTGCTCAGAAAAATCGATTTGCATGCAAATATACACACTCACCCGTATCTTGTAGCGCTCCCTGATCCCGACCCGGATGGCAAAAGTGGATCCTGGTAGAAGAGGCATGCACAGACACTCTCCATATTGGTGAGCTAAACTCAGGTCTAAACAGCATGGCACCAGACCCCCAAGAATACCTTCAAGCACAGGCGCAAAGGAGCACAGCACGTATGTGAGTAACAATGATTGTTTACTTGAAACGGGCAAAAATCTAATTAAAATGTTCGTCAGATTAAAAAAGGAACCAGAATGGATCAGTGATGATTTATTGGCTTTTACACTGAATTCCTTTCAGAGAAACATCACATTAAAAACATCTCTATGTTCCAAATTATTACACGAATTAATTCCCTCGCAGATTTCTTCCAAACTGACTTTTAATATTTGGCTCCTTGGTGAAACTTTACTTGTTTtagttcttcttcatctccagaCAACTGTCAAAGTCTCAGACATAGTTGTTATTTAGCCAGTTTGTGAAATCAAAGGGAAGCCTCACAGTTCACATGGAATAAAGTGACTAAAAAGATTTTTCTGAAACCAAAGTTCATCACAGTGTTTTGAAGTAGGCACATCAGCCATCGAACTCAAGTGAAATTGAAACTCGACTGTTGAATTATTTGATAAATTGTTCAGAATGGATGCAAGAAGGTAGAAGTTTCAATAAGACATTTTCACTGAATCCAAAGTACAGATTTAAGAAAAGTTATCGTGGTGTGGTGAACAGGTTCTGAGACTCCATCTGTCTCTGATGTCTCTCTGGAGCCCGGCCGGTCACGATGAACCATTTTGCAGCGGGTTCAgaaatgcacaaacacacattttcacacTGTTTAATTCACCGATTGATGCCATGTTGCGGTGAATTTTTTGTGGTCACAATCCTCCCCTCACTTAGTAAATGTTTTCCGTATGATAGTTTGAAATGCATCTGGTGTAGAAGTCGCACAGTGTGTGCAGCTTTTACGTGTAAAACATCTGCACTGAATTAGGACTCGTGTGTGTCGGAGCGTTCATATTACATGTCGTCTTGTCTCCACAGACATCAAACAGGCCGGTGCTCCAGTCTCCTCCGGTCTGTGTGATGGTGGTTATGGTCGTCGTGGTGACGCCGAGGCCGGGCTGTGTGAGCACCGGGTCCGTCGTCGCAGGGACTTCATTTGACCTCCAGTTATCTTCACATCCTGTGGTGGAGCCCCCCTCTTCCTCGCCTTCACACGCCGACTCTGAAGCCTTTATGGCCGACGGTTCTGGTCTGAGATAACAGTTTCAACAAAGCTATCTTTAGACGAGTGGTAAATTAACTTGAAACTTAACTCGACAACAGTGGAGGCAACCTTAAATCAACCGTGAATTAATTATCTGTCCTACTTTCCCATTAATAGAGGTTTAAATGAATTCTTCTTtcacatttttcacagaaaactACAGTGAAGACAAAATCACAACTTTGACATTTTATCCCAAGAAGAGCAAGCAGATTAAGTGCTCCTGTTATTTTTTCCTATTATCATACATCATAGAGACCTACAAGGATTAACACGGTGAGATGAAAAAGCTGGGTAAGATAAAATACATGTTGGCTGTACTTGTGTTGTGTTCTGTGCTGACAACAATGAAAAGgtaagaacaaaaagaaaaaaaaaacacttactgGTGTGTGACTGTTGTCTCCTCCATGACAAGGGTCTACTGGCATCCAGACACGGGTGAGACAAGGAGGCGAGAGGAGAGTGAGCGAGGAGTCAGCAggaatgaggaggaggaggagtgacaCCTTCCCAGTGCGAGGGTGTGTGTCACAGCAGATAAACCAGCAGTCAGATGGCTCAGCCAGAAGCTGCGTGACTGAGATAAGTCTTGTGGTTGTCTTCTGCCTGAGACTTTGCTGAGCACACAGCTAACGCAGCAAATACAGAAGGAGCAGACACACACCAGGGTGCCTGACAATTGAGATCTGCCATAAAATCATGCAAATGTATATTCAAGCGGGTCCGAAGACATCTGATGATGTATAAGAAATGAaatgaagcaaaaagaaaaagttttcatttgtaataatgttaatgtaaAGCAGAAGCTCCAACATGGAAGTCAAGTCAACCGGCTTGTCCAACCCTTGACTTTCAAATTGACACATGGTTTccttcattcatttttcatatCCTCTTCTTATTCAGGGTTTGGGGTCCCTCTTGTACAGGTCACCCATCCATTACAGCgctaacacagagacaaacaactatACACTCACTTCGAGAGCCAATTTGCAATCCCCTATCAATCCCCAACCAATGgaacatgcatatttttggacTCTGGAGGGAGGCCAGGGTACATGGCAACTCATGCCTAAGGAAATATTACAAAATTCCCcaaagaaaggccccagccaagATTTGAACTGGGAACCTTCTTGCTTTAAGGCTTCAAGGCAAACCAGCAccccaccgtgcagcccatatGTTGTTTGTGTTAAACAAATGTATTTGAAATTTAAAACGATTATGTGCTAGACTTCCCTGTAATGTAGAAACAGACCCCCGTGTGTGAAGAGCTGGGAAAGAAGCAGTGAAACATCTGTGGTTTCTGTTTAGAGGGGACTCGTTTCCTGTGTTCTGACATTGACCTTTAGATAGATGCGCTATGTGTGGCTGAGTGgattacagaaaaaaacaaaggcagGGGAGCTTTATACGTGGTGGAGGGACACGTTGTGAAACTATCTGAGGTTTGGAGGCACAGTTCAAACACGTACACTGACCTCAAAACTATGAATAATGTACAGAAGCAGCTGACTCCGTTTCACTTTGTTAagcacatctaaaaaaaaaagcggtgctcattttatgtttatgtttatttttatttcaaagggACAAAGTATAttgatgaacatttaaaaaaaaaaaaaatgtaaatatacagGATTATAGCCAAAGGCTAATTTCCATCCTTAGTCCCTGACAGGTAGATGGTCCctaaacattattattattattattattattattattttaaataataataataaaacaaaacagagtaaaacattaTAATAGACATAATAGTACATAGtaaatacaacaaaacaaaacaaagtaaaaacattATAATAGACATAATAGATAATAACAGACAACAGATCAGCAGCAGTggacaaattaaaaaattatCCCAGCTAGTGACAACAGGTTTGATTTTCCAGAAGCCATTTTTTAAGATGTTTGGAAAAAGAGGTGAGAGTAGATAGGTCACGTATTGCACTTGGTATAGAGTTCCAGGTATTGGTTGCTCTGTAGGAAAAAATTGCTTGGCCAAAAGCACTTCTCCTAAAGGGAACAGTGCAATTACCTCTGGAGCCTGCTCTAGTTGTGCTGTTTATGTTCCTTTTAATATATTCCTGTAAAGGTGGTGGAGCTAGACCATGAAGGATTTTAAAAGCTAAAATAGAGTCAATGTATTTCACAGTGTTTTCCACATCCAgcaaatcaagtttttttttaatctgacagTGATGATACATTTTAGGTTTTCTATCTAAAACTTTTATAGCTTGTTTATATGTTGACTCAAGGGACTTTAGACTTATCTTACAAGCTGAGGCCCAACTAGTTACACAATAGGTCAT encodes:
- the plac8l1 gene encoding cornifelin homolog A yields the protein MEETTVTHQPEPSAIKASESACEGEEEGGSTTGCEDNWRSNEVPATTDPVLTQPGLGVTTTTITTITQTGGDWSTGLFDVCGDKTTCILGGLVPCCLDLSLAHQYGECLCMPLLPGSTFAIRVGIRERYKIRGSVCEDWTTVYCCYPLAVCQMIREMKRRMKTQTYHVSTALDCS